The following coding sequences are from one Enterococcus sp. 4G2_DIV0659 window:
- a CDS encoding LPXTG cell wall anchor domain-containing protein: MMKLKHIFLLAASISMGVLLVINPIHVEANSEQKINSNGSISFILDEEYEKQLPNTEGNSINNTNNGTAQGATKPIGRYPNTGEVVKKSMALSGGALIAISLFIYWNRRKRHG; encoded by the coding sequence ATGATGAAACTGAAACATATTTTTCTTTTAGCTGCTTCTATCTCAATGGGAGTATTACTAGTTATCAATCCAATACATGTAGAGGCAAATTCAGAGCAGAAAATAAATTCAAACGGGAGTATCTCCTTCATTCTTGATGAGGAGTATGAAAAACAACTTCCTAATACAGAGGGGAATTCCATTAATAACACAAATAATGGAACAGCTCAAGGTGCAACGAAACCCATTGGACGATACCCAAACACTGGAGAAGTCGTTAAAAAATCAATGGCTTTAAGTGGCGGAGCTCTTATTGCAATTAGTCTGTTTATTTATTGGAACAGAAGAAAAAGACATGGATGA
- a CDS encoding SpaA isopeptide-forming pilin-related protein has translation MKRKISFVFLIGCLSLIFLNYLGNEKISASDKDVETKVNVFQEATLSKYDSKTETALNVPIKDDDTINYGDILQIKYHFSIPTDMEIKKDQLFSIEVPYLIPTNKEPSQVTDKKGNILGEWKITEDSKKTNMLTVKVSKAFVESKEKDLDIIFLAHIDASKVENKNQKLTFNFGTEKNQELQLNILKESQVKKRAVESTEKIGVNKENKAGTYSFKVRAIDNIDGIPVKGQSILDNLATPELLGVLAEINGEYTYTGLEAGSYKIGPMSSPQSGYFADRTYPKYPVQIPQDKEITLIYLKGWGSVMITVLDEDSNAPIPGAEYKLVNKATGEVVKEGLVSDEYGEVIVNELYEDTYSFIETKAAKGYRPNPTPIDVLIEKRALIYPAADSRPLFYDDINAKEVTSKKEKGTVTFEYYDVGGIKIQEPETTSGEIGDLVPYTPPTGYTLSFTNPTGIDPTNVNYEEGTKTIKLYFTKDIVKGTVTFEYYDASNGGIQIQEPETTSGVVGDLVPYNPPNGYTLSFTNPTGVDPANVKYEAGTKNIKLYFTKDPVKGTVTFEYYDISNGAIKIQEPETTSGVVGDSVPYNPPNGYTLSFTDPTGINPANVKYEVGAKTIKLYFTKDPTEANLTIRFIDEEGRDIVNPVVKAKTIGIAVNLKTDPELGVAAILTEMEKTRKLVESPPNETTFAITAGGVTATYKFEGQLLLTVPSLIDFGTHTVKAKSERINQPASVTGDLTVQDTRATKVPWKITARITDPVHHITNTSKVINDGLVYVYNGKDVVLNAGEQTVSTGINTTSTQIYNVNNTWTAVGDGLKFQVNPVAISATGSYKGEITWSLVSGP, from the coding sequence TTGAAAAGAAAAATTAGTTTTGTGTTTTTGATAGGATGTTTAAGCCTCATTTTTCTAAACTATCTGGGAAATGAAAAAATTAGTGCTTCTGATAAAGACGTAGAGACAAAAGTCAACGTTTTTCAGGAGGCTACATTATCGAAATATGATTCGAAAACAGAAACTGCATTAAATGTTCCGATTAAGGATGATGATACCATCAACTACGGTGACATACTTCAAATTAAATATCATTTTTCAATTCCAACTGATATGGAAATTAAAAAAGATCAACTATTTTCTATTGAAGTTCCATATCTGATTCCCACGAATAAAGAACCTTCTCAAGTAACAGATAAAAAAGGGAATATTTTAGGTGAATGGAAGATTACAGAAGATTCGAAAAAGACCAACATGTTAACAGTCAAAGTTAGCAAAGCGTTTGTTGAATCCAAAGAGAAGGATCTTGATATTATATTTTTAGCGCATATAGATGCTTCTAAAGTAGAAAATAAAAATCAAAAATTGACATTTAATTTTGGCACCGAAAAAAATCAAGAACTTCAGTTAAATATTTTAAAAGAATCACAGGTGAAAAAGAGAGCTGTTGAATCTACTGAAAAAATAGGTGTAAATAAAGAGAATAAAGCTGGAACATATTCGTTTAAAGTGAGGGCGATAGATAATATAGATGGTATTCCAGTTAAAGGACAGTCTATATTAGATAATCTAGCAACACCAGAACTCTTAGGTGTATTAGCGGAGATAAACGGTGAATACACGTATACGGGTCTGGAAGCTGGTTCTTATAAAATCGGACCTATGAGCAGTCCTCAATCAGGTTATTTTGCAGATCGCACGTATCCTAAGTACCCCGTTCAAATTCCTCAGGATAAAGAGATAACACTTATATATTTAAAGGGTTGGGGAAGTGTAATGATAACAGTTCTGGATGAAGATAGTAATGCGCCTATTCCAGGAGCAGAATATAAGTTGGTTAATAAGGCTACTGGAGAAGTAGTTAAAGAAGGATTGGTATCAGATGAGTATGGAGAAGTTATAGTTAACGAACTTTATGAAGACACATATTCATTTATTGAAACGAAAGCAGCGAAAGGCTATAGACCTAACCCTACACCAATAGACGTTCTTATTGAGAAGAGAGCATTAATATATCCAGCAGCAGATTCAAGACCTCTATTTTATGATGATATTAATGCAAAAGAGGTTACAAGCAAAAAAGAAAAAGGAACAGTTACTTTTGAATATTATGATGTTGGAGGAATCAAGATTCAAGAACCAGAAACGACAAGTGGTGAAATTGGAGATCTTGTTCCATACACACCTCCAACTGGCTATACCTTATCCTTTACAAATCCAACAGGTATTGATCCGACAAATGTAAATTATGAAGAGGGAACAAAGACAATCAAACTGTATTTCACGAAAGATATAGTAAAAGGAACGGTCACCTTTGAATATTATGATGCTTCTAATGGAGGAATCCAGATTCAAGAACCAGAAACGACAAGCGGTGTAGTTGGAGATCTTGTTCCATATAATCCACCAAATGGGTATACTTTGTCGTTTACAAACCCAACAGGTGTTGATCCAGCAAATGTAAAATATGAAGCGGGAACGAAAAACATCAAGCTGTATTTCACGAAAGATCCAGTAAAAGGAACGGTCACCTTTGAATATTATGATATTTCTAATGGAGCAATCAAAATTCAAGAACCAGAAACAACAAGTGGTGTAGTTGGAGATTCAGTTCCATACAATCCGCCAAATGGCTATACCTTATCCTTTACAGATCCAACTGGAATTAATCCTGCGAATGTGAAATATGAAGTGGGAGCGAAAACCATCAAGCTGTATTTCACGAAAGATCCAACGGAAGCTAATCTAACGATACGCTTTATTGATGAAGAGGGGAGAGACATTGTTAATCCAGTTGTGAAAGCTAAAACAATTGGGATTGCAGTGAATCTTAAGACCGATCCTGAGTTAGGTGTCGCAGCGATTCTAACTGAAATGGAAAAGACACGCAAGCTAGTTGAATCACCGCCTAATGAAACAACATTTGCTATTACAGCAGGTGGTGTCACGGCAACTTATAAATTTGAGGGACAGTTGTTATTAACTGTACCAAGCCTCATTGATTTTGGGACACACACAGTGAAAGCAAAATCTGAACGGATAAATCAACCAGCAAGTGTAACAGGAGACTTAACTGTTCAAGACACCAGAGCAACAAAAGTGCCATGGAAAATCACTGCACGAATCACTGATCCAGTGCATCACATAACCAACACATCAAAGGTTATTAATGACGGTTTGGTCTATGTTTATAATGGAAAAGACGTTGTGTTAAATGCTGGAGAACAGACTGTATCAACTGGGATTAATACCACATCTACACAGATTTATAATGTAAACAACACATGGACAGCAGTTGGAGACGGATTGAAATTTCAAGTAAATCCTGTTGCGATTAGTGCAACTGGAAGCTATAAAGGTGAAATCACTTGGAGCTTAGTAAGTGGCCCATAA
- a CDS encoding DUF916 and DUF3324 domain-containing protein → MKKKYLVLLSLIAVFMSVTIGKYVTYAEENQKSEDDKILSAGGFTYNVIYPENQIGGESGYFDLKMTPGQSQTVEIKLLNLGEEEIKIHVGLTGAKTNPNGVIDYGGNEAFTYDNSLKYKFEDIVKAPKEVVLAGKKEEILKIDINMPKTSYDGSILGGISLQKDTNEKDEAAKKASGTTVVNQFAYVTGIVLRETEAEIKSELGFNKVAANNPDRRNSIVIDLGNRKPKIMNDVTVEAQIMGEKSDEVLYEAKQTGISMAPNTVFNFFVDMEGQPMEVGKYRAHILASSGADKWEWTEAFEITKEEADKFNKEAVGLIQERGFDWKLVAMIAGGIIVLVIVVFLGIKFVLGRNNKAKNAAKKAKRKKVKAK, encoded by the coding sequence ATGAAAAAAAAATACTTAGTTTTACTTAGCTTGATTGCTGTATTTATGAGTGTAACCATAGGTAAATATGTTACATATGCTGAAGAAAATCAGAAAAGCGAAGATGATAAAATACTTTCAGCTGGAGGATTTACATACAATGTCATTTATCCAGAGAATCAAATCGGAGGAGAATCAGGCTATTTTGATTTGAAAATGACACCAGGACAAAGCCAGACTGTAGAAATAAAATTGCTCAATCTAGGCGAAGAAGAAATTAAAATACATGTTGGATTGACAGGTGCAAAAACCAATCCAAATGGTGTGATTGATTATGGTGGAAATGAAGCGTTTACCTATGATAATTCATTGAAATATAAATTTGAAGATATCGTTAAAGCGCCTAAAGAGGTTGTTTTAGCTGGAAAAAAAGAAGAGATTCTGAAAATCGATATTAACATGCCCAAAACGAGTTATGATGGAAGTATTTTAGGTGGTATTAGCTTGCAGAAGGATACAAACGAGAAAGATGAAGCAGCCAAAAAGGCTTCTGGAACAACTGTTGTTAATCAATTTGCCTATGTAACAGGAATCGTTCTTAGAGAGACGGAAGCAGAAATAAAGTCTGAACTTGGATTCAACAAAGTTGCTGCAAATAATCCCGATAGACGAAATTCGATTGTCATTGACTTGGGCAATAGGAAGCCAAAGATTATGAATGATGTAACGGTTGAAGCACAAATCATGGGAGAAAAAAGTGATGAGGTTCTTTATGAAGCGAAGCAAACTGGAATCAGCATGGCACCTAATACCGTATTCAATTTTTTTGTTGATATGGAAGGACAACCGATGGAGGTTGGCAAATATCGAGCACATATTCTAGCATCTTCTGGGGCGGATAAATGGGAATGGACCGAAGCATTTGAAATTACGAAAGAAGAAGCAGATAAATTCAACAAGGAAGCAGTAGGATTGATTCAAGAACGCGGTTTTGACTGGAAACTAGTAGCTATGATTGCAGGTGGAATTATTGTCCTAGTGATTGTTGTTTTTCTTGGAATTAAGTTTGTTCTAGGACGAAATAATAAGGCGAAGAATGCAGCCAAAAAAGCGAAAAGAAAAAAAGTGAAAGCTAAATAA
- a CDS encoding winged helix-turn-helix transcriptional regulator, translated as MYTLGIVMPELEMIEKIHSHGFVTKEVKEKDQLNELDGILINVDQKRNNQTIKGLEWLTKLRKENYYIPTWVYTDTPMTQLEQRLCLHLGANGVFIKESETEENDFIIMKNTLNCLVNQETTKAMSNSLVLNREAQSLQINGQSEICFTRLEFLTISFLYDHADKVVTYQEISDYLWKGEQKKRKYRVGNIIFLIRKKLGEQGSDLIQTVRSKGFRLNKKYLYDD; from the coding sequence ATGTATACATTAGGGATAGTGATGCCAGAATTAGAAATGATCGAAAAAATACATTCGCATGGATTTGTAACAAAAGAAGTGAAGGAAAAAGATCAACTAAATGAATTAGATGGCATTTTGATAAATGTTGACCAAAAAAGAAATAATCAAACAATCAAAGGGCTGGAATGGTTAACAAAGTTGAGAAAGGAAAACTATTATATTCCCACATGGGTATATACGGATACTCCTATGACTCAATTAGAACAAAGGTTGTGTCTTCATTTAGGTGCAAATGGCGTCTTTATAAAAGAAAGTGAAACAGAAGAAAATGACTTTATCATAATGAAGAATACGTTGAATTGCCTAGTTAATCAAGAGACAACAAAAGCAATGTCAAATTCATTAGTTTTAAACAGAGAAGCGCAAAGCTTACAAATAAATGGTCAATCCGAAATTTGTTTCACACGATTGGAATTTCTGACGATTTCATTTCTTTACGATCATGCAGATAAAGTTGTCACGTATCAAGAAATTTCAGATTATTTATGGAAGGGAGAGCAAAAAAAGCGAAAGTATAGAGTCGGTAACATTATTTTTCTAATACGAAAAAAATTAGGAGAACAAGGAAGCGACTTAATTCAAACCGTTCGATCCAAGGGATTTCGCTTGAATAAAAAGTATCTTTATGACGATTAA
- a CDS encoding WxL domain-containing protein, giving the protein MKKRTLCSIALLAAVGANIALPSAAQATATEFKGHGSINFVEDNTTNPPVDPENPDKPIIVDPTNPEDPDKPIIVNPDGGPLSIDALSNLQFMTQSATLTDQRYFAKQVPITQTEGNVTGVRGNYVQVTDKRLDQRGEWKLQAALSKQFTAAKSTDTLDGATITYTNPIINAGTGFTGTAPQLGTQASSVELTVAKGAVDFMGTKTAEQGKGQWILEFGNTAGYTSNVAASKPTAADSTGTPDATDPNKIDNGSVSLFVPGGAVKSKDKYVADITWTIVNGPIG; this is encoded by the coding sequence ATGAAAAAAAGAACACTATGCTCAATAGCATTACTAGCAGCAGTAGGAGCAAACATTGCATTACCATCAGCAGCACAAGCAACAGCAACAGAATTTAAAGGGCATGGATCGATTAACTTTGTAGAAGATAATACAACAAATCCGCCGGTTGACCCGGAAAATCCTGATAAGCCAATTATTGTTGATCCAACGAATCCAGAGGATCCAGACAAGCCAATCATTGTTAACCCTGATGGAGGCCCATTATCAATTGATGCATTAAGTAATTTACAGTTTATGACACAATCAGCTACTTTGACAGATCAAAGATATTTTGCAAAACAAGTTCCTATTACACAAACGGAAGGAAATGTAACTGGTGTACGTGGTAACTATGTTCAAGTAACTGACAAACGTCTTGATCAGCGCGGAGAATGGAAATTACAAGCTGCATTGTCTAAACAATTTACAGCTGCTAAGAGTACAGATACTTTAGATGGCGCAACAATCACATATACAAACCCAATTATCAATGCTGGAACTGGTTTTACTGGTACGGCACCACAATTAGGAACTCAAGCATCAAGTGTTGAGTTGACTGTTGCTAAAGGGGCAGTTGATTTCATGGGTACTAAAACTGCTGAGCAAGGTAAAGGACAGTGGATTCTTGAATTTGGTAATACAGCTGGTTATACAAGTAATGTAGCTGCGTCTAAACCTACTGCAGCAGATTCAACAGGTACACCAGATGCAACAGATCCTAACAAAATCGATAATGGATCAGTTTCATTGTTTGTTCCTGGTGGAGCAGTTAAATCAAAAGATAAATATGTAGCAGATATCACTTGGACAATTGTTAATGGTCCAATCGGATAA
- a CDS encoding GntR family transcriptional regulator, translated as MRRKSVLYLDVAEQIKADIMNGTYPVGSLLPTEAELEQLFEVSKITVRRAIELLSSEELVEKKSGKGTTVLSNRPYNKLSKAGTFTEYLNASGQKVTKKILSLETVTLQEHSMVYKFLGEQAVKVSRLYTLDEQPYIYFNYYLPITLKDIPLNEFENESLYRLMDQHKIEIIKFEDSFQTVELTPEQQTILRTSEKNGLKRIRKSMSPSGNVVEYSEAIYNTALYPYVIEYES; from the coding sequence ATGAGAAGAAAAAGCGTATTATACTTAGATGTTGCTGAACAAATTAAAGCAGATATAATGAATGGTACATATCCTGTGGGCTCATTACTGCCAACAGAAGCAGAACTTGAACAATTATTTGAGGTTAGTAAAATCACTGTTCGTCGTGCAATCGAATTATTATCATCAGAAGAATTAGTTGAGAAAAAAAGCGGTAAAGGAACGACGGTTTTAAGCAATCGACCTTATAATAAATTATCAAAAGCTGGCACATTTACAGAGTATCTTAATGCATCAGGGCAAAAGGTGACAAAGAAAATTTTAAGCTTAGAGACAGTTACGTTACAAGAACATTCAATGGTCTACAAGTTTTTAGGAGAACAAGCAGTTAAAGTTTCACGTTTATACACATTAGACGAGCAACCCTATATTTATTTTAACTACTATTTACCAATAACTTTGAAAGATATTCCATTAAATGAGTTTGAAAATGAGTCGTTATATCGCTTGATGGATCAGCATAAAATAGAAATAATTAAGTTTGAAGATAGTTTTCAAACGGTTGAATTAACACCAGAACAACAAACAATATTGCGAACTTCAGAGAAAAATGGGCTAAAAAGGATACGCAAATCAATGAGCCCGTCAGGAAACGTAGTGGAGTATTCTGAAGCAATCTATAATACGGCACTTTATCCTTATGTTATTGAGTATGAATCATAA
- a CDS encoding tyrosine-type recombinase/integrase has product MAIGENIYKRKDGRWEGRYPKARRTDGSIHYGYVYGRTYRSVKEKLFEKKIETTVFYSKDKKEFYGTFQEWSHLWLTSIMAPRIKESTYASYKNKIELHVIPFLGNRALKKIVPADIEHLIKHLTETLSPSSVHVIFRIVKSCFYEAKERSYIYSNPCEGATLPKVQKEKVRALTRAEHKTIETICLQTKKGLPILIALETGMRIGEICALRWEDVDFDMDMIHVRRTKQRVSIPDEFGKKTQIIETAPKTINSNRFIPLSLKLKKALLKWKVESTSPFVIANGKHAIEPRTVSYRFDQIKQEIGVNDVSFHSLRHTFATRCVELGVNVAAISSLLGHSSIKLTLDTYTNSFIEENRLAIKKLDELTF; this is encoded by the coding sequence TTGGCTATAGGAGAAAATATTTACAAGCGAAAAGATGGTCGTTGGGAAGGCAGATACCCTAAAGCAAGAAGGACAGATGGGTCTATTCACTATGGTTATGTGTATGGTCGGACGTATCGTTCTGTTAAAGAGAAGCTATTTGAAAAAAAGATTGAAACCACAGTATTTTATTCAAAGGACAAAAAAGAATTTTATGGAACCTTTCAAGAGTGGTCCCATCTATGGCTCACCTCGATAATGGCGCCAAGGATAAAGGAAAGCACATATGCAAGCTATAAAAATAAAATTGAGTTGCATGTGATTCCTTTTTTAGGGAATCGAGCATTAAAAAAAATCGTTCCTGCTGACATTGAACACTTGATCAAGCATTTAACTGAAACATTGTCACCAAGTTCCGTCCATGTCATTTTTCGAATAGTGAAGAGTTGTTTTTATGAAGCAAAAGAGCGTTCCTACATTTATTCTAATCCATGTGAAGGTGCCACTTTGCCCAAGGTTCAAAAAGAGAAAGTCCGAGCGTTAACAAGGGCAGAACATAAAACAATCGAAACTATTTGCCTACAAACAAAAAAAGGACTACCTATATTAATAGCATTAGAAACGGGGATGAGAATTGGAGAGATTTGTGCTTTGAGGTGGGAAGATGTTGATTTTGATATGGATATGATACATGTTCGGCGGACGAAACAAAGAGTCAGTATACCTGATGAATTTGGGAAGAAAACACAAATTATCGAAACAGCTCCGAAAACAATTAATTCGAATCGTTTCATTCCGCTGTCCTTAAAATTAAAAAAAGCCTTATTGAAGTGGAAGGTAGAATCAACATCACCATTTGTGATTGCCAATGGTAAGCATGCTATTGAGCCTAGAACAGTCAGTTATCGTTTTGATCAGATAAAACAAGAGATAGGAGTAAATGACGTGTCATTCCATTCTCTGAGACATACATTTGCGACTAGATGCGTAGAATTAGGTGTCAATGTCGCTGCTATTAGCTCATTACTAGGTCATTCTTCCATTAAGTTGACACTAGATACATATACCAATTCATTTATAGAAGAAAATCGATTAGCTATAAAAAAATTAGATGAATTGACATTTTAA
- the lepB gene encoding signal peptidase I, whose product MREKNQSKQKIALKNSANKKKNNPKRSTRVAFKKKIMRKKEWRNNKYRQHETTRKKNHGKQKRKRLRRSNLYKKLLLEIGSTLLISISIIWLFSLFTFTFAKVEGYGMIPTLADKEMVFINRNSVKRRFKLAYIRKPDGRGNDIRRIIGLPGESVNYKGDQLYINGNIVVEKFIYEEIGQAKNTDNSYTEDFNLEEDFGLTRIPEKNYLVLGDNRPYSTDSRYYGLVEEKDIIGIVEMRILPINLLEQL is encoded by the coding sequence ATGAGAGAAAAAAATCAAAGCAAGCAGAAAATAGCCTTAAAAAATAGTGCGAATAAGAAAAAAAACAATCCAAAAAGAAGTACAAGAGTAGCTTTTAAGAAAAAAATTATGAGGAAGAAAGAGTGGAGAAATAATAAGTACAGGCAACACGAAACCACGCGCAAAAAGAACCATGGAAAACAAAAAAGGAAAAGGCTACGGAGGAGTAACTTATATAAGAAGTTGTTGTTAGAAATTGGAAGTACGTTACTCATTTCTATAAGTATTATCTGGTTGTTTTCTCTTTTTACTTTTACATTTGCTAAAGTGGAGGGATACGGTATGATTCCAACTTTGGCGGATAAGGAAATGGTTTTTATTAATCGAAATAGTGTTAAACGAAGATTTAAGCTGGCCTATATTAGAAAACCTGATGGTAGAGGAAATGATATTAGAAGAATTATTGGACTTCCTGGGGAGAGCGTTAACTATAAAGGAGATCAACTGTATATAAATGGCAATATAGTAGTAGAGAAATTTATCTATGAGGAGATTGGTCAAGCTAAAAATACAGATAATTCATACACTGAGGATTTCAATCTCGAAGAAGATTTTGGTTTGACAAGAATTCCAGAAAAAAATTACCTTGTCCTTGGTGATAATAGACCCTATTCTACAGATAGTCGTTATTATGGACTGGTTGAAGAAAAGGATATTATTGGCATTGTTGAAATGAGGATACTACCAATAAATCTACTAGAGCAGCTCTAA
- a CDS encoding DNA translocase FtsK: protein MAQKRKSAKKKKTKKQQQQQEHLNFIFLGIFFILFGLFGLLKLGFLGTLIANGLRVAIGNTFMIAAGLLMIYGLLLVIYGRNFPIKKSRPLIGIFVLYLGILLFLHAHMFRNVGTQTPDIIGTTWDFLKIDLKRSTVIQNVGGGMIGAGLYSLTFFLVAQLGSYLIAFLLILLGVFLASMLDFQQVINALQMIQEKLSQLLSKSEERQAEKEAKRAEKQAAKQAKIEKLAQERLKNDVRELTPGEKLAQEAREQEAQQMQEPEQLTLVPIDSFQSQENLQPIKATPEIEGEIDEGSELDFDISEEAEDRDYELPPSTLLDSIPSTDQSGEYQKIEKNIGVLEQTFKSFGVDAKVVKASLGPAVTKFEIQPAVGVKVSKVVSLTDDIALALAAKDVRMEAPIPGKSLIGIEVPNSTVSTVSFRDIIEAQPSHPDKLLEVPLGRDISGMVQSADLAKMPHLLIAGSTGSGKSVAINGIISSILMRAKPHEVKLMMIDPKMVELNVYNGIPHLLTPVVTNPRKAAQALQKVVQEMEFRYEKFAATGVRNISGYNELVIQKNLEDGENRPILPFIVVIVDELADLMMVASNEVEDAIIRLAQMARAAGIHMILATQRPSVDVITGIIKANVPSRMAFAVSSGTDSRTIIDSNGAEKLLGRGDMLFLPMGENKPIRVQGAFISDHEVERIVAFVTEQQEADYQESMMPTEEEATVTSGETPQDELYEEAKALVVEMQTASISLLQRRFRIGYNRAARLVDELEERGVIGPSEGSKPRKVFLEPVPEEEPIDQGTEG from the coding sequence ATGGCACAAAAAAGGAAAAGTGCAAAAAAGAAAAAGACAAAAAAGCAACAACAGCAACAAGAGCATCTTAATTTCATTTTCCTTGGTATCTTTTTTATCTTATTTGGATTATTTGGACTCTTAAAATTAGGATTTCTTGGAACGTTGATTGCTAATGGATTGCGTGTCGCGATAGGAAATACATTTATGATCGCAGCGGGACTACTGATGATTTACGGTTTATTGCTGGTTATCTATGGCAGAAATTTCCCAATTAAAAAAAGTCGACCGCTAATCGGTATTTTCGTTTTATACTTAGGAATTTTATTATTTCTACATGCGCATATGTTTCGTAATGTTGGCACTCAAACACCAGATATTATAGGAACAACTTGGGATTTTCTTAAAATAGATTTGAAGAGAAGTACTGTTATACAAAACGTTGGCGGTGGGATGATCGGAGCGGGTTTATACAGCTTGACCTTTTTTTTAGTTGCTCAGCTCGGAAGCTATTTAATCGCGTTTTTACTAATCCTATTAGGTGTATTTTTAGCAAGCATGCTTGATTTTCAGCAAGTCATAAATGCATTGCAAATGATTCAAGAAAAGCTGAGTCAGTTGCTATCTAAAAGTGAAGAACGTCAAGCCGAAAAAGAAGCCAAGCGCGCTGAAAAGCAAGCAGCTAAACAAGCGAAAATCGAAAAATTAGCGCAAGAACGATTAAAAAACGATGTAAGAGAGCTGACACCAGGAGAAAAATTGGCCCAAGAAGCTAGAGAGCAAGAAGCACAGCAAATGCAAGAACCAGAGCAGTTAACCCTTGTTCCTATTGATAGTTTCCAAAGTCAAGAAAACCTACAGCCGATAAAAGCCACTCCAGAGATTGAAGGGGAAATAGACGAAGGCAGTGAGCTAGATTTCGATATTTCAGAAGAAGCTGAAGATCGTGATTACGAATTGCCGCCGTCTACATTATTAGATTCTATTCCATCTACAGATCAAAGTGGGGAATATCAAAAGATCGAAAAAAATATTGGTGTTCTAGAACAAACATTTAAAAGTTTTGGTGTGGATGCAAAGGTTGTTAAGGCTAGTTTAGGTCCTGCTGTAACAAAATTTGAAATTCAGCCAGCCGTTGGTGTGAAAGTGAGTAAAGTGGTTAGTTTGACAGATGATATTGCGTTAGCACTTGCTGCTAAAGATGTCCGGATGGAAGCCCCGATTCCTGGAAAGTCATTAATCGGGATCGAAGTACCCAACAGCACGGTTAGCACTGTGTCATTTAGAGATATTATCGAAGCTCAGCCGAGTCATCCAGATAAACTGTTAGAAGTGCCCCTTGGACGTGATATTTCAGGGATGGTTCAATCAGCGGATTTAGCTAAAATGCCTCACTTACTGATTGCCGGATCAACGGGTAGCGGAAAGTCTGTTGCCATCAATGGGATCATCTCTAGTATTTTAATGAGAGCAAAACCTCATGAAGTAAAACTAATGATGATCGACCCTAAAATGGTAGAGTTAAACGTCTATAACGGAATACCACATCTATTGACACCTGTGGTCACAAATCCACGCAAAGCCGCACAAGCTTTGCAAAAAGTGGTACAGGAAATGGAATTTCGTTATGAAAAATTTGCGGCAACTGGAGTTCGAAATATTTCTGGTTATAATGAATTAGTGATTCAAAAGAATTTAGAAGATGGTGAAAATCGTCCAATCTTACCATTTATTGTCGTAATCGTTGACGAATTAGCTGATTTGATGATGGTTGCAAGTAATGAAGTGGAAGATGCGATTATTCGTTTAGCCCAAATGGCTCGTGCTGCTGGAATCCATATGATTTTGGCAACACAACGCCCAAGTGTGGACGTTATTACAGGGATTATCAAAGCGAATGTCCCTTCTAGGATGGCATTTGCCGTTTCTAGTGGAACAGATTCACGGACAATTATTGACAGCAATGGTGCTGAAAAACTTTTAGGTCGCGGAGACATGTTGTTCTTGCCAATGGGTGAGAATAAACCAATTCGTGTTCAAGGTGCGTTTATCTCAGACCATGAAGTTGAACGAATCGTGGCATTTGTCACAGAACAGCAAGAAGCAGACTATCAAGAAAGTATGATGCCGACAGAAGAAGAAGCTACCGTTACAAGTGGTGAGACGCCGCAAGATGAACTATATGAAGAAGCGAAAGCATTGGTTGTAGAAATGCAAACAGCTAGCATCTCTTTATTACAAAGACGATTTAGAATTGGCTATAATCGTGCTGCGCGTCTAGTAGATGAACTGGAAGAACGCGGCGTCATTGGGCCTTCAGAAGGTAGTAAACCAAGAAAAGTGTTTCTTGAACCTGTACCCGAAGAAGAGCCAATAGACCAAGGAACAGAAGGATAA